In Toxotes jaculatrix isolate fToxJac2 chromosome 11, fToxJac2.pri, whole genome shotgun sequence, a single genomic region encodes these proteins:
- the LOC121189538 gene encoding cGMP-dependent protein kinase 2 isoform X2, with amino-acid sequence MREMVDCMYEKAYTEGQLVIQEGEPGNYLYVLAEGLLEVIQNGKLLGEMRPGTAFGELAILYNCKRTATVKAVAQSHIWALDRQTFQTIMMQTTQARHEEYFSFLRSVSLLRELPEEKLAKIVDCLEVDCFEKGEYIIREGEEGNTFFIIAKGEVIVTQSTEGFAEPQEIKTLGVGDYFGEKALISEDVRSANIICNEDDTHCLVVDRDNFNQMVGTYEELQAYLKEYVEELSRSDERRNALPHSPQIDSAEAQELRRLRERIALLPPHKPFQELEVVATLGMGGFGRVELVKLKDEDTTFALKCIKKKHIVDTRQQEHIYSEKNILQQTNSVFIVRLFRTFRDDKFVYLLLEACLGGELWTVLRDMSYFDEPTARFCTGCVLEAFDYLHTMGIVYRDLKPENLLLDAEGYVKMADFGFAKKIGLGKKTWTFCGTPEYVAPEVIMNKGHDFGADCWSLGILIFELLTGNPPFAGSDPIKIYTMVLHGIEKVDFPKRIGKRPDDLIRRLCKLNPVERLGNKKNGIIDIKKHKWFRGFNWEGLRRHKLLSPLRRELLYGWQVRGPFGHAEGELGGW; translated from the exons ATGAGGGAAATGGTGGACTGTATGTATGAGAAGGCTTACACCGAGGGACAGCTGGTCATCCAGGAGGGGGAACCTGGAAACTACCTCTACGTACTGGCAG AGGGCTTGCTGGAGGTGATCCAGAATGGAAAGCTGCTAGGAGAGATGCGTCCTGGCACAGCGTTTGGAGAACTGGCCATATTGTACAACTGTAAGAGAACAGCCACTGTTAAAG CTGTGGCCCAGTCTCACATCTGGGCACTGGACCGCCAGACCTTCCAGACCATCATGATGCAGACCACCCAGGCCAGACATGAGGAATACTTCAGCTTTCTGCGCAG TGTGTCTCTGCTCCGTGAACTGCCAGAGGAGAAACTAGCCAAGATTGTTGATTGCCTTGAAGTG gACTGTTTTGAAAAGGGGGAGTATATTATTCGAGAGGGTGAAGAGGGGAATACTTTCTTTATTATTGCAAAAGGCGAG GTCATAGTCACTCAGAGCACAGAGGGGTTTGCTGAACCACAGGAAATCAAGACATTGGGTGTCGGAGACTACTTTGGAGAGAAAGCTCTCATCAG tgaggACGTTCGCTCAGCCAACATCATTTGCAATGAGGACGACACACATTGCCTGGTGGTGGACAGAGA CAATTTCAACCAAATGGTGGGAACTTATGAGGAGCTCCAGGCTTATCTGAAGGAATATGTGGAGGAGCTTTCCAGGAGTGATGAGAGAAGAAACGCTCT GCCCCACTCACCTCAGATTGACTCTGCAGAGGCCCAGGAGCTgaggaggctgagagagaggatTGCTCTCCTGCCTCCACACAAGCCTTTCCAGGAGCTTGAGGTCGTAGCCACACTGGGCATGGGAGGATTTGGACGAGTGGAGCTG GTAAAGCTGAAGGACGAGGACACCACGTTCGCTCTGAAGTGCATTAAGAAGAAGCACATCGTGGACACCAGACAGCAGGAGCACATCTACTCCGAGAAAAACATCCTTCAGCAAACAAACTCGGTGTTTATCGTAAG gTTATTCAGAACATTTCGGGATGATAAGTTTGTCTACTTGCTTCTGGAGGCGTGTCTTGGTGGAGAGCTGTGGACTGTGCTGCGGGACAT GAGTTATTTTGATGAGCCCACAGCCAGGTTCTGTACTGGTTGTGTCTTAGAGGCATTTGATTACCTCCACACTATGGGCATTGTCTACAGAGACCTGAAACCTGAAAACCTTTTACTGGATGCTGAGGGTTATGTTAAAATG GCAGACTTTGGCTTTGCTAAGAAGATTGGCCTTGGAAAGAAGACCTGGACATTCTGTGGGACTCCAGAGTATGTGGCCCCAGAGGTCATCATGAACAAAGGCCATGACTTTGGAGCTGATTGCTGGTCTTTGGGAATCCTCATATTTGAACTTCTCACTGGCAA tccaccCTTTGCTGGCTCAGATCCCATAAAGATTTATACCATGGTGCTCCATGGCATTGAGAAGGTGGACTTCCCCAAGAGAATAGGCAAGCGTCCAGATGACCTCATCAGGAGACTCTGCAA GTTAAACCCAGTGGAGAGGCTGGGAAACAAAAAGAACGGCATCATTGACATCAAGAAACACAA